A single region of the Triticum dicoccoides isolate Atlit2015 ecotype Zavitan chromosome 2B, WEW_v2.0, whole genome shotgun sequence genome encodes:
- the LOC119363665 gene encoding uncharacterized protein LOC119363665 isoform X2 encodes MEADAASSLKPPAPEEASQEDPLPVHFSSSGAAAPATTVTSPGAREVAAAMEAVERDAAAIAESYASLFASLRITLSNVTSTSADNMECLGEVVGRLQESALEASSRGNKYIHSCLRLNEEMRGLESLSMQLLCGRSLIH; translated from the exons atggaagccgacgccgcctCCTCGCTCAAACCCCCGGCGCCAGAGGAAGCCTCACAAGAGGATCCCTTGCCAGTGCACTTCTCCTCCTCCGGCGCGGCTGCCCCCGCGACCACGGTGACGTCTCCCGGGGcaagggaggtggcggcggcgatggaggcagTGGAGCGagacgccgccgccatcgccgagaGCTACGCCTCCCTATTCGCCTCCCTCCGCATCACACTTTCCAAC GTTACCTCGACGTCAGCCGATAACATGGAGTGCTTGGGCGAAGTCGTAGGCCGCCTCCAGGAGTCAG CACTTGAAGCGTCTTCCAGAGGCAATAAGTACATCCATTCATGCCTGAG GTTAAATGAGGAAAtgcgaggcttggaaagcctaagtaTGCAGCT ATTATGCGGAAGATCGTTGATTCACTAG
- the LOC119363665 gene encoding uncharacterized protein LOC119363665 isoform X1, translating into MEADAASSLKPPAPEEASQEDPLPVHFSSSGAAAPATTVTSPGAREVAAAMEAVERDAAAIAESYASLFASLRITLSNVTSTSADNMECLGEVVGRLQESALEASSRGNKYIHSCLRLNEEMRGLESLSMQLKIMRKIVDSLDLAVDRLLHLP; encoded by the exons atggaagccgacgccgcctCCTCGCTCAAACCCCCGGCGCCAGAGGAAGCCTCACAAGAGGATCCCTTGCCAGTGCACTTCTCCTCCTCCGGCGCGGCTGCCCCCGCGACCACGGTGACGTCTCCCGGGGcaagggaggtggcggcggcgatggaggcagTGGAGCGagacgccgccgccatcgccgagaGCTACGCCTCCCTATTCGCCTCCCTCCGCATCACACTTTCCAAC GTTACCTCGACGTCAGCCGATAACATGGAGTGCTTGGGCGAAGTCGTAGGCCGCCTCCAGGAGTCAG CACTTGAAGCGTCTTCCAGAGGCAATAAGTACATCCATTCATGCCTGAG GTTAAATGAGGAAAtgcgaggcttggaaagcctaagtaTGCAGCT AAAGATTATGCGGAAGATCGTTGATTCACTAGATTTGGCTGTTGATCGGCTGCTCCACCTCCCGTAG
- the LOC119363664 gene encoding uncharacterized protein LOC119363664 isoform X1, with protein sequence MLPRLCCGGERAKVDGGLVCVLLFCNIARGAPASTIALFYCVPYTVSDRHAVMINDDKVVVFRPSRTSIPHRSAIEYLNDNSNLLQSICLDGVGQRHIISLDHISYHMCLCIEQLRHSPSRILLSRPDRAISLNRKPGDLPDRRRRSCTTFPSISPHSCRRTPGRDLGLLLHDMHEQGWIDGVWRWWQASADRRARVGCGSSARRRSESWRPWRKTQVGPANEGL encoded by the exons ATGCTTCCACGCCTCTGTTGTGGAGGGGAAAGGGCGAAGGTAGATGGCGGACTGGTGTGTGTTTTGCTGTTTTGCAACATCGCCCGCGGCGCCCCCGCTTCCACCATCGCTCTCTTCTACTGCGTTCCGTACACCGTCTCTGATAGACACGCTGTTATGATAAAT GATGACAAGGTCGTTGTGTTCAGGCCTTCCAGGACATCAATCCCTCATCGTTCAG CAATTGAGTACCTAAACGACAATTCAAATCTGCTCCAATCGATTTGTTTGGATGGTGTTGGACAAAGACACATCATTTCATTGGATCATATATCCTACCATATGTGCCTCTGCATCGAACAACTCCGTCACTCTCCATCCAG GATCTTGCTATCACGGCCAGACAGAGCAATTAG TCTCAATAGAAAGCCAGGAGATCTCCCCGATCGCCGCCGCCGCAGCTGTACCACCTTTCCCTCCATCTCGCCTCATTCCTGCCGCCGCACGCCTGGCCGAGATCTAGGCCTCCTACTTCATGACATGCACGAACAAGGATGGATTGATGGGGTCTGGCGGTGGTGGCAAGCATCGGCAGATCGGAGGGCAAGGGTGGGTTGCGGTTCGTCTGCTAGGAGGAGATCGGAATCTTGGCGCCCATGGAGGAAGACGCAGGTTGGCCCGGCCAACGAAGGCCTGTGA
- the LOC119363664 gene encoding uncharacterized protein LOC119363664 isoform X3, whose translation MLPRLCCGGERAKVDGGLVCVLLFCNIARGAPASTIALFYCVPYTVSDRHAVMINDDKVVVFRPSRTSIPHRSAIEYLNDNSNLLQSICLDGVGQRHIISLDHISYHMCLCIEQLRHSPSRILLSRPDRAISSLMRYEVRRCIDVNFFVLKRVTTINIIHYMSSLCHISLNHC comes from the exons ATGCTTCCACGCCTCTGTTGTGGAGGGGAAAGGGCGAAGGTAGATGGCGGACTGGTGTGTGTTTTGCTGTTTTGCAACATCGCCCGCGGCGCCCCCGCTTCCACCATCGCTCTCTTCTACTGCGTTCCGTACACCGTCTCTGATAGACACGCTGTTATGATAAAT GATGACAAGGTCGTTGTGTTCAGGCCTTCCAGGACATCAATCCCTCATCGTTCAG CAATTGAGTACCTAAACGACAATTCAAATCTGCTCCAATCGATTTGTTTGGATGGTGTTGGACAAAGACACATCATTTCATTGGATCATATATCCTACCATATGTGCCTCTGCATCGAACAACTCCGTCACTCTCCATCCAG GATCTTGCTATCACGGCCAGACAGAGCAATTAG CAGTTTGATGAGATACGAAGTGAGAAGGTGCATCGATGTTAACTTTTTTGTGCTGAAACGTGTCACTACGATAAATATCATACACTACATGTCTTCACTTTGTCATATCTCTCTAAATCATTGTTGA
- the LOC119363664 gene encoding uncharacterized protein LOC119363664 isoform X2, producing the protein MLPRLCCGGERAKDDKVVVFRPSRTSIPHRSAIEYLNDNSNLLQSICLDGVGQRHIISLDHISYHMCLCIEQLRHSPSRILLSRPDRAISLNRKPGDLPDRRRRSCTTFPSISPHSCRRTPGRDLGLLLHDMHEQGWIDGVWRWWQASADRRARVGCGSSARRRSESWRPWRKTQVGPANEGL; encoded by the exons ATGCTTCCACGCCTCTGTTGTGGAGGGGAAAGGGCGAAG GATGACAAGGTCGTTGTGTTCAGGCCTTCCAGGACATCAATCCCTCATCGTTCAG CAATTGAGTACCTAAACGACAATTCAAATCTGCTCCAATCGATTTGTTTGGATGGTGTTGGACAAAGACACATCATTTCATTGGATCATATATCCTACCATATGTGCCTCTGCATCGAACAACTCCGTCACTCTCCATCCAG GATCTTGCTATCACGGCCAGACAGAGCAATTAG TCTCAATAGAAAGCCAGGAGATCTCCCCGATCGCCGCCGCCGCAGCTGTACCACCTTTCCCTCCATCTCGCCTCATTCCTGCCGCCGCACGCCTGGCCGAGATCTAGGCCTCCTACTTCATGACATGCACGAACAAGGATGGATTGATGGGGTCTGGCGGTGGTGGCAAGCATCGGCAGATCGGAGGGCAAGGGTGGGTTGCGGTTCGTCTGCTAGGAGGAGATCGGAATCTTGGCGCCCATGGAGGAAGACGCAGGTTGGCCCGGCCAACGAAGGCCTGTGA